Proteins co-encoded in one Arachis hypogaea cultivar Tifrunner chromosome 13, arahy.Tifrunner.gnm2.J5K5, whole genome shotgun sequence genomic window:
- the LOC112737389 gene encoding acid beta-fructofuranosidase 1, vacuolar isoform X1: MGGIKDDVGHVPLLEAEEEEEGWRPLRLRGSYLGIFGSIVFLVSMAALIIYQGHDYYDEAKIENKGNNNNNYNKVPRGVAEGVSAKSNSFLSETTPSYNWTNAMLSWQRTAFHFQPERNWMNDPNGPLFHKGWYHLFYQYNPFSAVWGNITWGHAVSRDLIHWLYLPEAIVRDMWFDINGAWSGSATLLPGGEIVMLYTGYTDQQVQVQNLAYPADASDPLLLNWVKYAKNPVMVPPPGIGPHDFRDPTTAWFGPDNKWTLTLGSMVNDSGLSLVYKTTDFINYELNDHFLHIVPGTGMWECVDFYPVSINGSVGLDTSANGPGVKHVLKASLDDTKLDYYAIGTYFIENDTWIPDDPDLDVGIGLRLDYGKYYASKTFYDQNKQRRVLWGWINESDSEVADITKGWASLQTIPRTVLYDKKTGTNLLQWPVEEIESLRLSSHELKELLVKPGTVVPLHIGPATQLDIFVEFEIELLESEGIVNNVEGCGVGAVERSAFGPFGILAIANDELSELTPIYFRLSNYGNGTSTTTTTTTSTSFCVDETRSSKAPDVSKLVFGSKVSVLSDEKLSLRVLVDHSIIESFAQGGRTVISSRVYPTEAIYGAARLFLFNNATDINIKASLKIWQLNSAFIRPFPFHNTQ, translated from the exons ATGGGGGGTATCAAAGATGATGTAGGACATGTTCCTTTGCTagaagctgaagaagaagaagaaggatggaggccCTTAAGGTTAAGGGGTAGTTACCTTGGCATATTTGGCTCTATCGTTTTCCTAGTGTCAATGGCTGCACTCATCATATACCAAGGCCATGATTATTATGATGAAGCCAAAATAGAAAACAAgggtaacaacaacaataattacAACAAAGTCCCTAGAGGAGTAGCTGAGGGCGTTTCAGCAAAGTCAAACTCTTTTCTTTCCGAGACTACTCCTTCTTATAATTGGACCAATGCTATGTTATCTTGGCAAAGAACAGCTTTTCATTTTCAACCCGAAAGGAATTGGATGAAcg ATCCAAACG GTCCATTGTTTCACAAGGGTTGGTACCATCTATTCTACCAATACAATCCCTTTTCAGCGGTGTGGGGTAACATCACATGGGGCCACGCAGTATCAAGGGACCTCATTCACTGGCTCTACCTTCCAGAAGCCATTGTCAGAGACATGTGGTTCGACATCAACGGTGCATGGTCAGGCTCAGCAACGCTCTTGCCAGGTGGCGAAATCGTGATGCTCTACACCGGCTACACCGACCAACAAGTGCAGGTTCAAAATCTCGCATACCCCGCCGACGCATCTGATCCCCTCCTCCTCAATTGGGTCAAATACGCCAAAAACCCCGTCATGGTTCCCCCACCCGGCATCGGCCCACACGATTTTCGCGACCCAACAACGGCCTGGTTCGGCCCAGATAACAAGTGGACGCTCACGCTTGGGTCAATGGTCAATGATTCTGGCCTTTCCTTGGTTTATAAGACAACTGATTTTATTAACTATGAGCTTAATGACCACTTCCTGCATATCGTTCCGGGTACGGGTATGTGGGAGTGTGTTGACTTTTACCCGGTTTCAATAAACGGGTCGGTTGGGTTGGACACGTCAGCAAATGGGCCAGGTGTCAAGCACGTGTTAAAGGCGAGTTTGGATGATACAAAGCTGGACTATTATGCAATTGGGACATATTTTATTGAGAATGACACGTGGATACCCGATGACCCGGATTTGGATGTGGGTATCGGGTTGAGATTGGATTATGGAAAATACTATGCTTCAAAGACATTTTATGACCAAAATAAACAAAGAAGGGTCCTTTGGGGTTGGATTAATGAATCGGATAGTGAGGTTGCTGATATCACAAAGGGTTGGGCATCTCTTCAG ACTATTCCAAGAACAGTATTGTATGACAAGAAGACTGGAACTAATTTGCTTCAATGGCCAGTGGAAGAAATAGAGAGTTTGAGACTTAGCAGTCATGAATTGAAGGAATTATTGGTTAAACCTGGCACAGTAGTGCCATTACATATTGGCCCTGCAACACAG TTGGACATATTTGTTGAATTTGAAATAGAATTGCTGGAATCAGAAGGGATTGTGAATAATGTTGAAGGGTGTGGAGTTGGTGCTGTTGAGAGAAGTGCTTTTGGACCATTTGGTATTTTGGCTATTGCAAATGACGAACTTTCTGAACTAACACCAATTTATTTTCGTCTTTCAAATTATGGAAATGGAACCTCAACTACTACAACTACTACTACTTCTACTTCCTTCTGTGTTGATGAAACTAG GTCATCAAAGGCACCTGATGTATCAAAGCTAGTTTTTGGAAGCAAAGTGTCTGTTCTAAGTGATGAAAAACTATCATTAAGAGTATTG GTGGATCATTCAATCATCGAGAGTTTTGCACAAGGAGGGAGAACTGTGATCAGTTCTAGAGTTTATCCAACAGAAGCAATCTATGGAGCTGCAAGATTGTTCCTGTTCAACAATGCAACAGACATTAACATCAAGGCCTCCCTTAAGATTTGGCAATTGAACTCTGCTTTTATACGCCCATTTCCCTTTCACAACACTCAATGA
- the LOC112732734 gene encoding uncharacterized protein — protein sequence MGVTLFHTSILKVRLPKNFDKPTDMRYNATKDPQEHLTAFDFEARMNLEGVGDAVRCRAFLVTLAVPVIRWFNALPQESITAFTDISRSILVKLTTRIAKAKHPINLLGITLKAEELTKKFLDRFNNECLEIDGLTDSVVSLCLTNGLLNEDFKKYLTTKLV from the coding sequence ATGGGTGTGACCCTTTTTCATACCTCAATCCTTAAGGTCCGGTTGCCAAAGAACTTTGACAAGCCCACGGACATGAGGTACAACGCGACGAAGGACCCTCAGGAGCACCTGACGGCCTTTGactttgaggccaggatgaacctagagGGTGTTGGGGATGCGGTCCGATGTCGAGCTTTCCTTGTAACGCTGGCGGTCCCCGTGATACGATGGTTTAACGCTCTTCCGCAAGAGTCCATTACGGCCTTCACAGATATATCCCGCAGCATTTTAGTGAAGTTAACCACACGCATCGCCAAAGCTAAACACCCGATCAACCTGCTGGGTATCACCCTAAAAGCCGAAGAGCTGACCAAGAAGTTTCTGGATAGATTCAACAATGAGTGCCTAGAAATCGACGGTCTAACTGATTCGGTAGTCAGTCTGTGCTTGACGAATGGCCTACTGAACGAGGACTTCAAGAAATACCTTACTACCAAGCTCGTCTAG
- the LOC112737389 gene encoding acid beta-fructofuranosidase 1, vacuolar isoform X2 — MGGIKDDVGHVPLLEAEEEEEGWRPLRLRGSYLGIFGSIVFLVSMAALIIYQGHDYYDEAKIENKGNNNNNYNKVPRGVAEGVSAKSNSFLSETTPSYNWTNAMLSWQRTAFHFQPERNWMNGPLFHKGWYHLFYQYNPFSAVWGNITWGHAVSRDLIHWLYLPEAIVRDMWFDINGAWSGSATLLPGGEIVMLYTGYTDQQVQVQNLAYPADASDPLLLNWVKYAKNPVMVPPPGIGPHDFRDPTTAWFGPDNKWTLTLGSMVNDSGLSLVYKTTDFINYELNDHFLHIVPGTGMWECVDFYPVSINGSVGLDTSANGPGVKHVLKASLDDTKLDYYAIGTYFIENDTWIPDDPDLDVGIGLRLDYGKYYASKTFYDQNKQRRVLWGWINESDSEVADITKGWASLQTIPRTVLYDKKTGTNLLQWPVEEIESLRLSSHELKELLVKPGTVVPLHIGPATQLDIFVEFEIELLESEGIVNNVEGCGVGAVERSAFGPFGILAIANDELSELTPIYFRLSNYGNGTSTTTTTTTSTSFCVDETRSSKAPDVSKLVFGSKVSVLSDEKLSLRVLVDHSIIESFAQGGRTVISSRVYPTEAIYGAARLFLFNNATDINIKASLKIWQLNSAFIRPFPFHNTQ; from the exons ATGGGGGGTATCAAAGATGATGTAGGACATGTTCCTTTGCTagaagctgaagaagaagaagaaggatggaggccCTTAAGGTTAAGGGGTAGTTACCTTGGCATATTTGGCTCTATCGTTTTCCTAGTGTCAATGGCTGCACTCATCATATACCAAGGCCATGATTATTATGATGAAGCCAAAATAGAAAACAAgggtaacaacaacaataattacAACAAAGTCCCTAGAGGAGTAGCTGAGGGCGTTTCAGCAAAGTCAAACTCTTTTCTTTCCGAGACTACTCCTTCTTATAATTGGACCAATGCTATGTTATCTTGGCAAAGAACAGCTTTTCATTTTCAACCCGAAAGGAATTGGATGAAcg GTCCATTGTTTCACAAGGGTTGGTACCATCTATTCTACCAATACAATCCCTTTTCAGCGGTGTGGGGTAACATCACATGGGGCCACGCAGTATCAAGGGACCTCATTCACTGGCTCTACCTTCCAGAAGCCATTGTCAGAGACATGTGGTTCGACATCAACGGTGCATGGTCAGGCTCAGCAACGCTCTTGCCAGGTGGCGAAATCGTGATGCTCTACACCGGCTACACCGACCAACAAGTGCAGGTTCAAAATCTCGCATACCCCGCCGACGCATCTGATCCCCTCCTCCTCAATTGGGTCAAATACGCCAAAAACCCCGTCATGGTTCCCCCACCCGGCATCGGCCCACACGATTTTCGCGACCCAACAACGGCCTGGTTCGGCCCAGATAACAAGTGGACGCTCACGCTTGGGTCAATGGTCAATGATTCTGGCCTTTCCTTGGTTTATAAGACAACTGATTTTATTAACTATGAGCTTAATGACCACTTCCTGCATATCGTTCCGGGTACGGGTATGTGGGAGTGTGTTGACTTTTACCCGGTTTCAATAAACGGGTCGGTTGGGTTGGACACGTCAGCAAATGGGCCAGGTGTCAAGCACGTGTTAAAGGCGAGTTTGGATGATACAAAGCTGGACTATTATGCAATTGGGACATATTTTATTGAGAATGACACGTGGATACCCGATGACCCGGATTTGGATGTGGGTATCGGGTTGAGATTGGATTATGGAAAATACTATGCTTCAAAGACATTTTATGACCAAAATAAACAAAGAAGGGTCCTTTGGGGTTGGATTAATGAATCGGATAGTGAGGTTGCTGATATCACAAAGGGTTGGGCATCTCTTCAG ACTATTCCAAGAACAGTATTGTATGACAAGAAGACTGGAACTAATTTGCTTCAATGGCCAGTGGAAGAAATAGAGAGTTTGAGACTTAGCAGTCATGAATTGAAGGAATTATTGGTTAAACCTGGCACAGTAGTGCCATTACATATTGGCCCTGCAACACAG TTGGACATATTTGTTGAATTTGAAATAGAATTGCTGGAATCAGAAGGGATTGTGAATAATGTTGAAGGGTGTGGAGTTGGTGCTGTTGAGAGAAGTGCTTTTGGACCATTTGGTATTTTGGCTATTGCAAATGACGAACTTTCTGAACTAACACCAATTTATTTTCGTCTTTCAAATTATGGAAATGGAACCTCAACTACTACAACTACTACTACTTCTACTTCCTTCTGTGTTGATGAAACTAG GTCATCAAAGGCACCTGATGTATCAAAGCTAGTTTTTGGAAGCAAAGTGTCTGTTCTAAGTGATGAAAAACTATCATTAAGAGTATTG GTGGATCATTCAATCATCGAGAGTTTTGCACAAGGAGGGAGAACTGTGATCAGTTCTAGAGTTTATCCAACAGAAGCAATCTATGGAGCTGCAAGATTGTTCCTGTTCAACAATGCAACAGACATTAACATCAAGGCCTCCCTTAAGATTTGGCAATTGAACTCTGCTTTTATACGCCCATTTCCCTTTCACAACACTCAATGA